A region of Streptomyces sp. WMMC500 DNA encodes the following proteins:
- a CDS encoding dihydroorotase: MSKILIRGAQVLGGEARDVLIDGETIAEVGEAGTALPAGDAEVVEAAGHILLPGLVDLHTHLREPGREDSETVLTGTRAAAKGGFTAVHAMANTFPVADTAGVVEQVWRLGRESGYCDVQPVGAVTVGLEGKKLAELGAMHESAAGVVVFSDDGKCVDDAVIMRRALEYVKAFDGVVAQHAQEPRLTEGAQMNEGVVSAELGLGGWPAAAEESVIARDVLLAAHVDSRVHVCHLSTAGSVEIVRWAKSKGWRVTAEVTPHHLLLTDELVRSYDPVYKVNPPLRTETDVRALREALADGTIDCVATDHAPHPQEDKDCEWAAAAMGMVGLETALSVVQQTMVDTGLLDWSGVADRMSFRPAAIGRLDGHGRPVAPGEPANLTLLDPAYRGRVDPHTFVSRSRNTPYAGRELPGRVTHTFLRGRATLAGGEPA, from the coding sequence ATGAGCAAGATCCTGATCCGCGGCGCGCAGGTACTCGGCGGCGAGGCCCGGGACGTCCTGATCGACGGCGAGACGATCGCCGAGGTCGGCGAGGCCGGCACGGCGCTGCCGGCCGGGGACGCCGAGGTGGTCGAGGCCGCGGGGCACATCCTGCTGCCGGGCCTGGTCGACCTCCACACCCACCTGCGCGAGCCCGGCCGCGAGGACTCCGAGACCGTCCTGACCGGCACCCGCGCGGCCGCGAAGGGCGGCTTCACCGCCGTCCACGCGATGGCCAACACCTTCCCCGTCGCCGACACCGCCGGCGTCGTCGAGCAGGTCTGGCGGCTCGGCCGCGAGTCCGGCTACTGCGACGTGCAGCCGGTCGGCGCCGTCACCGTGGGGCTGGAGGGCAAGAAGCTCGCCGAGCTGGGCGCCATGCACGAGTCGGCGGCCGGCGTCGTGGTCTTCTCCGACGACGGCAAGTGCGTGGACGACGCCGTGATCATGCGCCGGGCGCTGGAGTACGTGAAGGCGTTCGACGGCGTCGTCGCGCAGCACGCGCAGGAGCCGCGGCTGACCGAGGGCGCCCAGATGAACGAGGGCGTCGTCTCCGCCGAGCTGGGCCTCGGCGGCTGGCCCGCCGCCGCCGAGGAGTCGGTCATCGCCCGGGACGTGCTGCTCGCCGCCCACGTGGACTCCCGGGTGCACGTCTGCCACCTGTCCACCGCCGGTTCGGTGGAGATCGTGCGCTGGGCGAAGTCCAAGGGCTGGCGCGTCACCGCCGAGGTCACGCCCCATCACCTGCTGCTCACCGACGAGCTGGTCCGGTCCTACGACCCCGTCTACAAGGTCAACCCGCCGCTGCGCACCGAGACCGACGTACGCGCGCTGCGCGAGGCGCTGGCCGACGGCACCATCGACTGCGTCGCCACCGACCACGCCCCGCACCCGCAGGAGGACAAGGACTGCGAGTGGGCCGCCGCCGCCATGGGCATGGTCGGCCTGGAGACGGCGCTGTCCGTCGTCCAGCAGACGATGGTCGACACCGGCCTGCTCGACTGGTCGGGCGTCGCCGACCGGATGTCCTTCCGCCCCGCCGCCATCGGCCGCCTCGACGGGCACGGCCGCCCCGTCGCCCCCGGCGAGCCCGCCAACCTCACCCTGCTCGATCCCGCCTACCGTGGTCGGGTGGATCCGCACACCTTCGTCTCCCGCAGCCGTAACACCCCCTACGCTGGGCGCGAGCTGCCCGGCCGGGTCACGCACACGTTCCTGCGCGGCCGGGCCACCCTCGCCGGGGGTGAGCCGGCATGA
- a CDS encoding aspartate carbamoyltransferase catalytic subunit produces the protein MKRHLISAADLSRDDAVLILDTAEELARIADRPIKKLPTLRGRTVVNLFYEDSTRTRISFEAAAKRLSADVINFSAKGSSVSKGESLKDTALTLEAMGADAVVIRHHDSGAPHRLATSGWINGSVVNAGDGTHEHPTQALLDAFTMRRHLAPGTGGGLDGRRITVVGDILHSRVARSNVLLLHTLGAEVTLVAPPTLVPVGVESWPCEVSYDLDAVLPKSDGVMMLRVQRERMNAAFFPTEREYARRYGLNGDRLARTPGHALVMHPGPMNRGMEITAEVADSPRCTAVEQVTNGVSIRMAVLYLLLGGAPGEAPATGTTAGTTAAPAPTTARTEETDR, from the coding sequence CGCCGAGGAACTGGCCCGGATCGCGGACCGGCCCATCAAGAAGCTGCCGACCCTGCGCGGCCGCACGGTGGTCAACCTCTTCTACGAGGACTCCACCCGCACCCGCATCTCCTTCGAGGCCGCCGCCAAGCGGCTCTCCGCCGACGTCATCAACTTCTCCGCCAAGGGCTCGTCCGTCTCCAAGGGCGAGTCGCTGAAGGACACCGCCCTGACCCTGGAGGCCATGGGCGCCGACGCCGTCGTCATCCGCCACCACGACTCCGGTGCCCCGCACCGGCTCGCCACCTCCGGCTGGATCAACGGCTCCGTCGTCAACGCGGGCGACGGCACCCACGAGCACCCCACGCAGGCGCTCCTCGACGCCTTCACCATGCGCCGCCACCTCGCGCCCGGCACCGGCGGCGGGCTCGACGGCCGCCGGATCACGGTCGTCGGCGACATCCTGCACAGCCGGGTCGCCCGCTCGAACGTGCTGCTGCTGCACACCCTCGGCGCCGAGGTCACCCTCGTCGCCCCGCCCACCCTGGTGCCGGTCGGCGTGGAGAGCTGGCCGTGCGAGGTCTCGTACGACCTGGACGCCGTGCTGCCGAAGTCCGACGGCGTGATGATGCTGCGGGTGCAGCGCGAGCGCATGAACGCCGCGTTCTTCCCCACCGAGCGCGAGTACGCCCGCCGCTACGGCCTCAACGGCGACCGGCTGGCGCGCACGCCCGGGCACGCCCTCGTCATGCACCCGGGCCCGATGAACCGCGGCATGGAGATCACCGCCGAGGTCGCCGACTCGCCCCGCTGCACCGCGGTCGAGCAGGTCACCAACGGCGTCTCCATCCGCATGGCCGTGCTCTACCTGCTGCTCGGCGGCGCACCGGGAGAGGCACCCGCCACCGGCACCACCGCGGGCACGACCGCCGCGCCCGCCCCGACCACCGCACGCACCGAGGAGACCGACCGATGA